One genomic segment of Gemmatimonas aurantiaca includes these proteins:
- a CDS encoding SusC/RagA family TonB-linked outer membrane protein → MTGVFTRRALRAAACALSVLTLSASTLLAQTRTITGQVLEEDTRAPITAAQLQVQGTTIGTLSREDGRFTITGAPAGDLVLVVRRLGYPMTRIPVDASRNTLEIVLKKDVLNLDQVVVTGQATGISRRNLANDVASVSGADMNKVSAQSIENAMQGKIAGAQIAQSTGAPGGGNRIRIRGISSILGSAQPLYVIDGVIVTDVAIGSGTNKVTRASGSGISVGNQEAPVNRIADLNPNDIENVDILKGSAAAAIYGSKASGGVIIITTKRGKAGKPKFSLRMGTGTSELAYRNGSRHFQSLQDAIAVFGTGITPYYDSNRVLDYETLAYGNRPINSDLSLSVSGGSDDTRYFVSASRRNEEGIVKNTFARKTNVRVNLDQRISSRINLQVGNEVLNNVSDRGLFGNDNAGNSIAYALTKIPSFLDLRRNADGSWPVNPFYPSNPLQTIDQFENNENVWRNITTSRLTADLLTGDRHTLQFIAFGGVDLLNQTNLIYSPPTLQFEPVDGLPGTSANSKTTNLQRNLNLNLVHGWNVGSSLKVTSQVGTQFEQRQFNQTRASAQNLLGGLEVVTSGTVRDVDESRLEVQDFGVFAQTEALWREKLLLTVGARADRSSNNGDPAKFFLFPKAATSYRFANFMPGMIDEAKLRVAYGETGNQPLYGQKFTNLDLSSVGGIGAFRVGTVRAASDLRPERQREFEAGLDLNLLRNRATFAVTNFRRNISDLLITRTLAPTSGFSSETSNGAEMQVTGTEVSINAFPVQTATWGWTSRLNWGTNRSRVTKLPVPTFLLGSPQTGAVRIEEGKSATQLIGNDTLPQAGGRVVVPVVMGDGNPLWTAGWGNEVRYRGLSLYALLDQQKGGMLANGTWRHYDLGQNSRDYDDLDEYGRKVGEVRRTSYLQVTDIYYQSTSFVKLREVTLSWDLPQKWTTALWSGASGAKLSLSGRNLYWWTKFRGGDPEAQNFGQGGVPDAIQRNRELAAYPASRSYWLNFSVDF, encoded by the coding sequence ATGACAGGAGTTTTCACGCGCCGCGCTTTACGGGCGGCGGCGTGCGCACTGTCCGTGCTCACGCTGTCAGCCAGTACATTGCTCGCGCAGACCCGTACCATCACCGGCCAGGTGCTCGAAGAGGACACCCGGGCACCGATCACCGCGGCGCAACTGCAGGTACAGGGGACCACGATCGGCACCCTGTCGCGCGAAGACGGTCGATTCACCATCACCGGCGCTCCAGCCGGGGACCTCGTGTTGGTGGTGCGCCGACTCGGATATCCGATGACCCGCATCCCGGTGGACGCCTCGCGCAACACGCTCGAGATCGTCCTCAAGAAGGACGTGCTCAATCTCGACCAGGTCGTGGTGACCGGTCAGGCCACCGGCATCTCCCGCCGCAACCTGGCCAACGACGTGGCGAGCGTGAGTGGAGCCGACATGAACAAGGTGTCGGCCCAGTCCATCGAGAACGCCATGCAGGGCAAGATCGCCGGTGCCCAGATCGCGCAGTCCACGGGTGCGCCGGGCGGCGGCAACCGCATCCGCATCCGCGGTATCTCCTCCATTCTCGGATCGGCCCAGCCGCTCTACGTCATCGATGGCGTGATCGTGACCGACGTCGCCATCGGCTCCGGCACCAACAAGGTGACACGGGCCTCGGGCAGCGGCATCTCGGTGGGGAATCAGGAGGCGCCGGTGAACCGCATCGCCGACCTCAACCCGAACGACATCGAGAACGTCGACATCCTGAAGGGATCGGCAGCGGCGGCCATCTATGGTTCCAAGGCGTCGGGTGGTGTCATCATCATCACCACCAAACGCGGCAAGGCCGGCAAGCCGAAGTTCTCGTTGCGCATGGGGACCGGCACGTCCGAACTCGCGTACCGCAACGGCTCGCGGCACTTCCAGTCGCTCCAGGATGCGATCGCCGTCTTCGGCACCGGCATCACGCCGTACTACGACTCCAATCGGGTGCTCGACTACGAGACGCTGGCCTACGGCAACCGGCCGATCAACTCCGATCTCTCGCTCAGCGTGAGTGGCGGCAGCGACGACACGCGCTATTTCGTGTCGGCCAGCCGGCGCAACGAGGAAGGCATCGTCAAGAACACGTTCGCCCGCAAGACGAACGTGCGTGTCAACCTCGACCAGCGCATCTCCTCGCGCATCAACCTGCAGGTCGGCAACGAGGTGCTCAACAACGTCAGCGATCGTGGCCTGTTCGGCAACGACAACGCCGGCAACTCGATCGCCTACGCGCTCACCAAGATCCCGAGCTTCCTCGATCTGCGCCGCAATGCCGACGGCTCCTGGCCGGTGAACCCGTTCTATCCGTCCAACCCGCTGCAGACCATCGATCAGTTCGAGAACAACGAGAACGTGTGGCGCAACATCACCACGTCGCGCCTGACGGCCGATCTGCTCACCGGTGACCGTCACACCCTGCAGTTCATCGCGTTCGGTGGCGTGGATCTGCTCAACCAGACCAACCTGATCTACTCTCCGCCGACGCTGCAGTTCGAGCCGGTGGACGGGCTGCCGGGCACGAGCGCCAATTCGAAGACCACCAACCTGCAGCGCAATCTGAATCTCAACCTCGTGCACGGCTGGAACGTCGGCTCGTCGCTCAAGGTCACGTCGCAGGTGGGTACGCAGTTCGAGCAGCGTCAGTTCAACCAGACACGCGCGTCGGCGCAGAACCTGCTCGGCGGCCTGGAAGTGGTGACGTCCGGCACCGTCCGTGACGTGGACGAATCGCGTCTCGAGGTTCAGGACTTCGGCGTGTTCGCACAGACCGAAGCGCTCTGGCGCGAGAAGCTGCTGCTCACCGTGGGCGCCCGCGCCGACCGCAGCAGCAACAACGGCGATCCGGCCAAGTTCTTCCTCTTCCCCAAGGCCGCCACGTCGTATCGGTTCGCGAACTTCATGCCCGGCATGATCGACGAAGCCAAGCTGCGTGTGGCCTACGGCGAGACGGGCAACCAGCCGCTCTACGGACAGAAGTTCACCAACCTCGATCTGTCGAGTGTGGGTGGCATCGGCGCCTTCCGCGTGGGCACGGTGCGTGCGGCGTCCGATCTCCGTCCCGAACGGCAGCGGGAGTTCGAAGCGGGTCTCGATCTCAACCTGCTCCGCAATCGTGCGACGTTCGCGGTCACCAACTTCCGCCGCAACATCTCCGATCTGCTGATCACCCGCACGCTGGCGCCGACCTCCGGTTTCAGCAGCGAGACATCGAACGGCGCCGAGATGCAGGTGACGGGCACCGAAGTCTCGATCAACGCCTTCCCCGTTCAGACCGCCACCTGGGGCTGGACATCGCGGCTCAACTGGGGAACGAATCGTTCCCGGGTGACCAAGCTGCCCGTCCCCACCTTCCTGCTCGGCAGCCCGCAGACCGGCGCCGTTCGCATCGAGGAAGGCAAGTCCGCCACACAGCTCATCGGCAACGACACCCTGCCGCAGGCGGGTGGCCGGGTGGTGGTGCCCGTGGTGATGGGAGATGGCAATCCACTCTGGACCGCCGGCTGGGGCAACGAGGTGCGCTACAGGGGGCTTTCGCTGTACGCGCTGCTCGATCAACAGAAAGGCGGCATGCTCGCGAACGGCACATGGCGTCACTACGACCTCGGTCAGAACTCGCGCGACTACGACGATCTCGACGAGTACGGCCGGAAGGTCGGCGAAGTGCGGCGCACGAGCTACCTCCAGGTCACGGACATCTACTATCAGAGCACCTCGTTCGTGAAGCTCCGTGAAGTCACGCTCTCGTGGGATCTCCCGCAGAAGTGGACGACGGCGCTGTGGTCGGGCGCGAGCGGCGCGAAGCTGTCGTTGAGTGGCCGCAATCTCTACTGGTGGACCAAGTTCCGCGGCGGTGATCCGGAGGCGCAGAACTTCGGACAGGGTGGCGTGCCCGATGCCATCCAGCGCAATCGCGAACTGGCCGCCTATCCTGCCAGCCGCAGCTACTGGCTCAATTTCAGCGTGGACTTCTGA
- a CDS encoding RagB/SusD family nutrient uptake outer membrane protein — protein MTASRLRKTRALFLVAVCATAAAACNAADIANFNNPNTSQLEGSPDASTVNTAVAGVLAGSRASAGTWASTLGVFGREIMNLDGAEPRNVLALLIGPLEPGGFGVDVGWTNTYRNLRTAYTILDVVDKVPDYSAAQRSAVKGFVKTFIAQEYANQLRVRDTFGLVFDVPKNPSEQGAFISREEGYTKTAALLDEARTDLAAGGAAFPFTLTTGFAGFNTPATFLRVNRAFKARLEIYRGRWAEALAAVNESFISTASGSAASLNTGIFHVYSTSSGDAVNPMYDPTPRALVVVPEFLTEARLRADGSRDLRATSKAVVGSVTLATQGISSNVRPTVYPTNVTPVPIIRNEELILIRAEANIGLGNRAAAISDLNFVRTNAGGLPALASDYAGDLVTELLYDRRYSLFFEYGHRWVDSRRYNRLGDLRKQLPTHRVFPLVPIPVDECNQRTNALPRGCVNVLGS, from the coding sequence ATGACCGCCTCCCGTCTTCGCAAGACGCGCGCACTGTTCCTGGTCGCCGTCTGTGCCACTGCTGCCGCGGCCTGCAATGCCGCCGACATCGCCAACTTCAACAACCCGAACACCTCGCAGCTCGAAGGCTCGCCCGACGCGTCCACGGTGAACACGGCCGTGGCCGGTGTGCTCGCGGGCTCCCGTGCCAGTGCCGGCACCTGGGCCAGCACCCTGGGAGTGTTCGGTCGCGAGATCATGAATCTCGATGGCGCCGAGCCCCGCAACGTGCTCGCGTTGCTCATCGGACCGCTGGAGCCCGGCGGTTTCGGTGTGGATGTGGGTTGGACCAATACGTACCGCAATCTGCGCACGGCCTACACCATCCTGGACGTGGTCGACAAGGTGCCCGACTACTCCGCGGCGCAGCGCAGCGCCGTGAAGGGATTCGTGAAGACCTTCATCGCGCAGGAGTACGCGAATCAGTTGCGGGTGCGCGATACGTTCGGACTGGTGTTCGACGTCCCGAAAAATCCCTCCGAACAGGGTGCGTTCATATCCCGTGAGGAAGGCTACACAAAGACCGCCGCGCTGCTGGACGAGGCCCGGACCGACCTGGCGGCCGGCGGGGCGGCTTTCCCGTTCACGCTCACCACGGGGTTTGCGGGCTTCAACACACCGGCCACGTTCCTCCGTGTGAACCGGGCGTTCAAGGCGCGCCTCGAGATCTATCGGGGACGCTGGGCGGAAGCCCTCGCGGCCGTGAACGAATCGTTCATCAGCACGGCATCGGGTTCGGCGGCATCGCTCAACACGGGCATCTTCCATGTGTACAGCACCTCCTCGGGCGATGCGGTGAATCCGATGTACGATCCCACGCCGCGGGCGTTGGTGGTGGTTCCGGAGTTTCTCACGGAAGCACGTCTGCGCGCCGATGGATCACGCGATCTCCGCGCCACATCCAAGGCCGTCGTGGGCAGCGTCACACTGGCCACGCAGGGGATCAGCTCGAACGTGCGCCCCACCGTGTATCCCACCAACGTCACGCCGGTGCCGATCATCCGGAACGAGGAACTCATCCTGATCCGTGCCGAAGCGAACATCGGACTGGGCAATCGGGCAGCCGCCATCAGCGATCTCAACTTCGTACGCACCAACGCCGGTGGTCTGCCGGCGCTGGCCAGCGACTACGCCGGTGATCTCGTGACCGAGCTGCTGTATGACCGCCGGTATTCGCTGTTCTTCGAGTACGGCCATCGCTGGGTCGACTCGCGGCGTTACAACCGTCTTGGTGACCTGCGCAAGCAGTTGCCGACACATCGCGTCTTCCCGCTCGTACCGATTCCGGTGGACGAGTGCAACCAGCGCACCAACGCCCTGCCCCGCGGTTGCGTGAACGTGCTGGGTAGCTGA